From Desmodus rotundus isolate HL8 chromosome 12, HLdesRot8A.1, whole genome shotgun sequence, one genomic window encodes:
- the METTL13 gene encoding eEF1A lysine and N-terminal methyltransferase isoform X2, giving the protein MVWDLPGTVRGAAQIHQAPGKDGETEVLRASFLLKIICVLVIGCGNSELSEQLYDVGYQDIVNIDISEVVIKQMKERNATLRPQMSFLKMDMTQMEFPDASFQVVLDKGTLDAVLTDEEEKTLRQVDRMLAEVGRVLQVGGRYLCISLAQAHVLKKAVGHFSREGWMVRVHQVANSQDQVLDSEPRFPLPVFAFIMTKFRPVPGSALQIFELCAQEQGKPVRLESAERLAEAVRERQQYAWLCSQLYRKAGLGSVSLDLCNGDTGEPRYTLHVVDSPTVKPSRDNHFAIFIIPQGRETEWLFGMEEGRKQLAASAGFRRLITVALHRGQQYEDMESIQAELSARVMELAPAGMPAQQQVPFLSVGGDIGERTVQHQDCSPLSGDYVIEDVQGNDRRYFRRLIFLSNRNVVQSEARLLKDVSHRAQKKRKKDRRKQRPAGTPEEPPAAPGQAIDKGYLCCEHHKAMVAGLALLRSPELLLETPVALLVVGLGGGSLPLFVHDHFPKACVEAVEIDPSMLEVATRWFGFSQSDRMKVHIADGLDYITSLAEGEARPHYDVIMFDVDSKDPTLGMSCPPPAFVDQPFLQRLKRILTPEGVFILNLVCRDLGLKDSVLGGLKAVFPLLYVRRIEGEVNEILFCQLRPERPLATPELLEKAQALEQTLRKPGRGWDDTYVLSDMLKTVKLV; this is encoded by the exons ATGGTATGGGACTTACCTGGAACTGTGCGGGGTGCTGCACAAATACATCAAGCCCCGGGAAAAG atggggaaactgaagtccTGAGAGCCAGTTTCTTGCTCAAGATCATATGT GTGCTGGTGATTGGGTGCGGGAACTCAGAGCTCAGCGAGCAGCTCTACGATGTGGGCTATCAGGACATCGTGAACATTGACATCAGTGAGGTCGTCATCAAGCAGATGAAGGAACGCAACGCCACCCTGCGGCCCCAGATGAGCTTCTTGAAGATGGACATGACACAGATGGAGTTTCCTGACGCCTCGTTCCAGGTGGTTTTGGACAAGGGCACCCTGGATGCCGTCCTGACAGACGAGGAGGAGAAGACCCTGCGGCAGGTGGACAGGATGCTGGCTGAGGTTGGCCGTGTCCTGCAGGTGGGCGGTCGCTACCTCTGCATCTCCCTGGCTCAGGCCCACGTCCTGAAGAAAGCAGTGGGTCACTTCTCTCGGGAGGGGTGGATGGTCAGGGTGCATCAGGTGGCCAACAGCCAGGACCAGGTGTTGGACTCAGAGCCTCGGTTCCCCCTGCCTGTCTTTGCCTTCATCATGACCAAGTTCAGGCCagtccctggctctgcccttcaGATCTTTGAGCTGTGTGCTCAGGAGCAGGGCAAGCCCGTGCGGCTGGAGAGTGCCGAGCGGCTGGCCGAGGCGGTGCGGGAGCGTCAGCAGTATGCCTGGCTCTGCAGCCAGCTGTACCGCAAGGCCGGGCTGGGGAGTGTGTCCCTGGACTTGTGCAATGGGGACACGGGGGAGCCGCGCTACACCCTCCACGTGGTGGACAGCCCCACTGTGAAACCATCGCGGGACAatcattttgccattttcatca TCCCCCAGGGTCGGGAGACTGAGTGGCTCTTTGGCATGGAGGAGGGCCGGAAGCAGCTGGCGGCCAGCGCCGGCTTCAGGAGGCTCATCACAGTGGCCCTGCACCGAGGTCAGCAGTACGAAGACATGGAGAGCATCCAGGCCGAGCTGTCGGCCAGAGTCATGGAGCTGGCCCCGGCCGGGATGCCCGCCCAGCAGCAG GTGCCCTTCCTGTCTGTGGGTGGGGACATTGGAGAGCGGACGGTTCAGCACCAAGACTGCAGCCCCTTGAGCGGCGACTACGTCATCGAGGATGTGCAGGGGAATGACAGGCGCTACTTCCGGCGGCTCATCTTCCTCAGCAACAGGAACGTGGTGCAGTCGGAAGCCAGGTTGCTGAAGGATGTGTCTCACAGAG cCCAGAAGAAACGGAAGAAGGACAGGAGGAAGCAGCGGCCCGCTGGGACTCCGGAGGAGCCCCCTGCAGCCCCGGGGCAGGCCATCGATAAGGGCTACCTGTGCTGTGAGCACCACAAAGCCATGGTCGCCGGCCTGGCCCTGCTGCGGAGCCCCGAGCTGCTCCTAG AGACCCCAGTGGCACTGCTGGTGGTAGGCCTGGGCGGGGGCAGCCTCCCCCTCTTTGTCCACGATCATTTCCCGAAGGCCTGCGTTGAGGCTGTGGAGATCGACCCCTCCATGTTGGAAGTGGCCACCCGGTGGTTTGGCTTCTCCCAGAGTGACCGGATGAAGGTCCACATTGCAGATGGCCTGGACTACATTACCAGCCTGGCGGAGGGAGAAG CACGGCCTCACTACGACGTCATAATGTTCGATGTAGACAGCAAGGACCCCACCCTGGGAATGAGCTGCCCACCCCCTGCGTTTGTGGACCAGCCCTTCCTGCAAAGACTCAAGCGCATCCTGACTCCCGAAG GTGTCTTTATCCTCAACCTCGTGTGCCGAGACTTGGGGCTCAAGGACTCAGTGCTGGGTGGGCTCAAGGCGGTGTTCCCCCTCCTGTATGTGCGGCGCATCGAGGGGGAAGTGAACGAGATTCTCTTCTGTCAGCTGCGCCCCGAGCGGCCACTCGCCACGCCAGAGCTCCTGGAAAAGGCCCAGGCCTTAGAGCAGACCCTGCGGAAGCCGGGCAGGGGCTGGGACGACACGTATGTCCTGTCTGACATGCTCAAGACTGTGAAGCTGGTGTGA
- the METTL13 gene encoding eEF1A lysine and N-terminal methyltransferase isoform X1: MNLLPKSSKEFGSADYWEKFFQQRGKKAFEWYGTYLELCGVLHKYIKPREKVLVIGCGNSELSEQLYDVGYQDIVNIDISEVVIKQMKERNATLRPQMSFLKMDMTQMEFPDASFQVVLDKGTLDAVLTDEEEKTLRQVDRMLAEVGRVLQVGGRYLCISLAQAHVLKKAVGHFSREGWMVRVHQVANSQDQVLDSEPRFPLPVFAFIMTKFRPVPGSALQIFELCAQEQGKPVRLESAERLAEAVRERQQYAWLCSQLYRKAGLGSVSLDLCNGDTGEPRYTLHVVDSPTVKPSRDNHFAIFIIPQGRETEWLFGMEEGRKQLAASAGFRRLITVALHRGQQYEDMESIQAELSARVMELAPAGMPAQQQVPFLSVGGDIGERTVQHQDCSPLSGDYVIEDVQGNDRRYFRRLIFLSNRNVVQSEARLLKDVSHRAQKKRKKDRRKQRPAGTPEEPPAAPGQAIDKGYLCCEHHKAMVAGLALLRSPELLLETPVALLVVGLGGGSLPLFVHDHFPKACVEAVEIDPSMLEVATRWFGFSQSDRMKVHIADGLDYITSLAEGEARPHYDVIMFDVDSKDPTLGMSCPPPAFVDQPFLQRLKRILTPEGVFILNLVCRDLGLKDSVLGGLKAVFPLLYVRRIEGEVNEILFCQLRPERPLATPELLEKAQALEQTLRKPGRGWDDTYVLSDMLKTVKLV; this comes from the exons ATGAATCTCTTACCTAAGAGCTCCAAGGAGTTTGGCTCCGCTGACTATTGGGAGAAGTTCTTCCAGCAGCGCGGAAAGAAAGCTTTCGAATGGTATGGGACTTACCTGGAACTGTGCGGGGTGCTGCACAAATACATCAAGCCCCGGGAAAAG GTGCTGGTGATTGGGTGCGGGAACTCAGAGCTCAGCGAGCAGCTCTACGATGTGGGCTATCAGGACATCGTGAACATTGACATCAGTGAGGTCGTCATCAAGCAGATGAAGGAACGCAACGCCACCCTGCGGCCCCAGATGAGCTTCTTGAAGATGGACATGACACAGATGGAGTTTCCTGACGCCTCGTTCCAGGTGGTTTTGGACAAGGGCACCCTGGATGCCGTCCTGACAGACGAGGAGGAGAAGACCCTGCGGCAGGTGGACAGGATGCTGGCTGAGGTTGGCCGTGTCCTGCAGGTGGGCGGTCGCTACCTCTGCATCTCCCTGGCTCAGGCCCACGTCCTGAAGAAAGCAGTGGGTCACTTCTCTCGGGAGGGGTGGATGGTCAGGGTGCATCAGGTGGCCAACAGCCAGGACCAGGTGTTGGACTCAGAGCCTCGGTTCCCCCTGCCTGTCTTTGCCTTCATCATGACCAAGTTCAGGCCagtccctggctctgcccttcaGATCTTTGAGCTGTGTGCTCAGGAGCAGGGCAAGCCCGTGCGGCTGGAGAGTGCCGAGCGGCTGGCCGAGGCGGTGCGGGAGCGTCAGCAGTATGCCTGGCTCTGCAGCCAGCTGTACCGCAAGGCCGGGCTGGGGAGTGTGTCCCTGGACTTGTGCAATGGGGACACGGGGGAGCCGCGCTACACCCTCCACGTGGTGGACAGCCCCACTGTGAAACCATCGCGGGACAatcattttgccattttcatca TCCCCCAGGGTCGGGAGACTGAGTGGCTCTTTGGCATGGAGGAGGGCCGGAAGCAGCTGGCGGCCAGCGCCGGCTTCAGGAGGCTCATCACAGTGGCCCTGCACCGAGGTCAGCAGTACGAAGACATGGAGAGCATCCAGGCCGAGCTGTCGGCCAGAGTCATGGAGCTGGCCCCGGCCGGGATGCCCGCCCAGCAGCAG GTGCCCTTCCTGTCTGTGGGTGGGGACATTGGAGAGCGGACGGTTCAGCACCAAGACTGCAGCCCCTTGAGCGGCGACTACGTCATCGAGGATGTGCAGGGGAATGACAGGCGCTACTTCCGGCGGCTCATCTTCCTCAGCAACAGGAACGTGGTGCAGTCGGAAGCCAGGTTGCTGAAGGATGTGTCTCACAGAG cCCAGAAGAAACGGAAGAAGGACAGGAGGAAGCAGCGGCCCGCTGGGACTCCGGAGGAGCCCCCTGCAGCCCCGGGGCAGGCCATCGATAAGGGCTACCTGTGCTGTGAGCACCACAAAGCCATGGTCGCCGGCCTGGCCCTGCTGCGGAGCCCCGAGCTGCTCCTAG AGACCCCAGTGGCACTGCTGGTGGTAGGCCTGGGCGGGGGCAGCCTCCCCCTCTTTGTCCACGATCATTTCCCGAAGGCCTGCGTTGAGGCTGTGGAGATCGACCCCTCCATGTTGGAAGTGGCCACCCGGTGGTTTGGCTTCTCCCAGAGTGACCGGATGAAGGTCCACATTGCAGATGGCCTGGACTACATTACCAGCCTGGCGGAGGGAGAAG CACGGCCTCACTACGACGTCATAATGTTCGATGTAGACAGCAAGGACCCCACCCTGGGAATGAGCTGCCCACCCCCTGCGTTTGTGGACCAGCCCTTCCTGCAAAGACTCAAGCGCATCCTGACTCCCGAAG GTGTCTTTATCCTCAACCTCGTGTGCCGAGACTTGGGGCTCAAGGACTCAGTGCTGGGTGGGCTCAAGGCGGTGTTCCCCCTCCTGTATGTGCGGCGCATCGAGGGGGAAGTGAACGAGATTCTCTTCTGTCAGCTGCGCCCCGAGCGGCCACTCGCCACGCCAGAGCTCCTGGAAAAGGCCCAGGCCTTAGAGCAGACCCTGCGGAAGCCGGGCAGGGGCTGGGACGACACGTATGTCCTGTCTGACATGCTCAAGACTGTGAAGCTGGTGTGA